A single genomic interval of Gossypium raimondii isolate GPD5lz chromosome 11, ASM2569854v1, whole genome shotgun sequence harbors:
- the LOC128034795 gene encoding uncharacterized protein LOC128034795, with translation MAEYEACIMGIRAAIELEIKVLEVYGDFALVIYQLKGEWETRDLKLISYRKLVLELIEEFDDITFCYLLQDENQMADALATLASMIKVNRQEDMKPIWMSIYETPAHCCNIKEGEKDDSHWYQDILRYVKNREYPDQAAENDKRTLRRLAIDYLLD, from the coding sequence atggcagaatatgaagcgtGCATCATGGGTATTCGCGCGGCTATAGAGCTTGAAATCAAAGTGCTAGAGGTATATGGAGATTttgcattggtaatataccaactcaaaggtgaatgggaaacgagagatCTCAAATTAATCAGTTATCGAAAGCTGGTTCTCGAATTGATTgaagagtttgatgacattactTTCTGCTATCTTCTACAGGATGAAAACCAAATGGCTGACGCGTTGGCTACTCTAGCCTCCATGATTAAAGTAAACAGACAAGAGGACATGAAACCTATCTGGATGAGCATCTATGAAACCCCAGCTCATTGTTGCAATATCAAGGAAGGGGAAAAGGATGACAGCCATTGGTATCAAGATATATTAcgatatgtgaagaatcgtgaATATCCTGACCAGGCAGctgagaatgataagaggactcTAAGAAGACTAGCCATTGATTATCTCTTAGATTGA